The DNA sequence TTGTTGGAATAGGCTAATTAACTTCATTGCAAATTTTTTCTTGGGAGTTTTGCATCTACTAAAGACATATCACTCAAACAAGACTATCAACATAAGCAATCCAATTTGATGGGTAAACAAAAGTATGCCCCTCCCCATTTTCAAGCATGACATCAATGCCATGTTTTTTTAACTCCACAATTAATTCTGGGGTGTATGGAGTACCAGTCGGCAAAAATCCGTTGGGTGTTTTTACTTCAGTCGATAAAGTAATGGATAGATCCATCTCTTTTTTATATTCCCATAATTTAGCAAGAAGTTCCTCGTAATGGGTCCCAAAAAGAGGAGTGGATACTTCGTACTCAGACCAAGTGTCAACTCGCCATTTACGAATGTCTTCTAAGTGCAAGTCACCAAAAACTAATCGCTCAATAGAGTTGCTTGTTCGATCTTGAATCATATTTAGAGCCTCTTTAATAGCACTTTTATAGTCACTATTGGGATGAAGGGGAGCTAAGCATAAAGGGGTCTTTAAGAACTCGGATTGCTTTGCAATATTTTTAATATGAATATCTTGAATTGAGACATGATTTGTAAGCACACCAAAACTCGTGAGTAATACGACATTTCTATTTTGTTCAAATAGGTGCATTAATGTTAAAAAACTATCCTTCCCACCAGACCAAAAGAGAATATCCAGCCCACCTTTTCTTGGAATCCAATTCATTAGTATTGGATTAGTTATTTGCCGTTGAGAATTTTGAAGATCATCGACATTAATATGACCATAAGGACAGTGACGGCATGAGTTCCCGCAGCATTTGCCCTGCCTTAGGAGGCTATCGCCTGTTAATACTTGATATCCTGTGGCAGGGTCAATATAAGTACTGCGACCCTCCTTGCATGCTTCTAAATGCAATTCATCTACATTAACCATAATTACCACCCTCACTATACAAACAAAAGGCCACCTAATGGTGGCCATAGATCGATAAAGATCTCTATTTCATAGCGTATCTCATTCCTACAAAGACATTAGATCCTGAAGTAGCATATCCATAACTAAGCTGATAATCCTTGTTAAAGATGTTGTTCCAGCGCCCAAAGAGTGACCAGTCTTTAGTAATTTGATAGTTACCATACAGATTGTAAATTGCATAACCACCCATGTAACCGGTGTTATCAAAATTGGTGCGATTAGCTTGGAAAGTACCTTCTGCACCCGCAGTCAATCTAGTGTTTTTGTACTCTGTGCCAATATTTCCAAATTGACGTGCTCGTTTAGCCAAAACATATCCAGTGCTCTGGTCAATTGGATTTTGCTGATCAAAAGAACCTCGAATACTTATGTTACCGAATCGAGTTGCGCCCCCTACTGATAAGCCAGTAATCTTTGCACTTGCAACATTGGTCGCACAGCCGTAATTAGGGGCCGTATTTATTTGCGTAGTAGTACAAGGAGGGGATGTACTTGAGTATTGGATTAAGTTTGCAATTGAGTTGCTATAGGCAGCTAAACGAAGGTCATATTGCCTAGTTTCATAGTTAAGCCCAACCTCGCTGTTTTTACTTTTCTCTGGCTTAAGCGTTGGGTTTCCATAGACTGGATAAAACATATCATACAAGGAGGGCGCCTTAAATCCTGTGCCGTAATTAATATTAGCCCTTAGCTGCTTTGTAAAAAAATATCCGTATGCAAGATTGCCGGTGGTCTGTGGACCATAGCCCGAAATGCTGTCATTACGGATGCTGGCATTGCCCAGATGTGATCCACGCTTTAGTTGATAAGCACTAGCAAAAGAGTTTGTTGTTTGGCTGAGATTTAAAGCCCCAGTAGTTGCAGTTGCAGTAGCAACTTTTCGCTCTGCAACAAGCTGGATCAAATCAGACCCGACGTTAACATCATTTTGCCATGTATAAATATTTTGTCGTGAATTACTAATGGCATTACTGGTTGGGGTAAGGGACTGTGATAAGTCATATGATTGTGCGGCTTGAAAAAGGCTTTTCCAGTTCTGGGTAATTTGATTTTTCGAGAAGAGCGAATACGTACTCACATCGTTAACCTGGTTACCAATCGGCTTCGCAGCTGAAAATACCGGGTATTGATTATTATTTCTTGCAGCAAATACTTGTAAACCAAATTCTTGCCCTCGTGCCCATTCCTGACTTATTTTTCCAGCCCCACCGCTTCGGGTGTAGCCCATATTTGAAGTTGTGTTTAAGTAACTTGGATAGGCATTATTTTGCGCAACGCTATTAAATCCAGTAGAAATTTCTTGCGTCGCACTTAAGGAGTATCTTATTTTCTGATCACCCGATGTGCTGCCATAAAAACTTACATCCGAAATTGACGTGCCATAAGATCCATAGCCAGTAGAGGCGCCAACTTGCATTGGTCCATCACCAGTTTTCGTGAAGATTTGTACAACACCACCAATTGCATCAGATCCATATAAGCTACTCTGCGGACCAAAAATGATTTCAATGTGATCAATGATTGATAAGGGAAGAGCTTGCCATGCTGGGGAGCCCGTTAGGGTTGATTGAGACCGAACTCCGTCAATTAATACTAGGGTTTGATTAGAGTTTGATCCCCTTAAGAAAACACTGGCAATTCCTCCGTTACCACCGCTACTGGATATCTCAACACCACGCTGTCTTTGTAGGAGTTGCACCAAACTCGACTGCGCTGCATCTGCAATTTCTTCTGGCCCAATATAAACGTAGTCTGCTAGAACATCATCGGCCTTGGTTGGCGTTCTTGTTGCAGTAACAATGATTGGATTAAGCGGGTCTACTGAATTGGATACCGATACCGATACCGATGGTGTTTGCGCTACTGCACTTTGAAATGGAAAGACGCTAGATAAAAGCGTTACTAACAGTGCAAATCTGCACTGTGTATTGCTGAACTGCTGTTTCATGATGAACCTTCTGCCGTCGAATCACCAAGCCAACTTCCCCGTTAGCCGAGTCGAACAGAACTTCATGGGCGCGTTTCCAGAACGTCAATATGTGCGGCGCATGGAGTCCATGCGAACGCTTCTATCGGCGCGCGAAGGATCCCCGTCCGCAAAATTCCACCTGTTTTGGCCGGTATCCGGGCTGGCAAATTTAAGAACCTGACCTTCCCATGCGATTGACGCGCACAGTGGCTATATCCAAGTTCTCTGTACCGAGCTACAAGGCACATTTGCTTACCGTTGCGGGGGCAGCACACGTTTGAGTAGTGTTTCCCGTTTAACTTTATTGCAATGCAATAAAGCACCATAACTCTTCAATAGTACCGCATTTAAGACCCCCAAATATTGGGGTTTTTACTGACTGAGCCTACAATAGCACTGTAAGAACAATAATAAATATGACCGTACTAGACAAACACCCCGAAAAAAACCTGATTCGCTTGCAGCTGAGTCAAAACATCGTCTTGCAGCATTTGGATCCGGCAAGCATGGCCGAGCTAGAGCGCCATTTAGTGATTTCTGATCTAAAAAAATCAGAGATTTTGCTGCACCAGGGCGACCATCAAATGGAGCAGTACTTTATTCTGGATGGCATTTTGAAGCGCATCGTATCGAGCTCGGACGCAAAAGAAATGATCTTGCGCTTCACGATCGAAAAGGACATCGAAACCAGCTATGCCGCATGGCGCCTCAAGAAGTCGGCTCCTTACAGCATTGCCTGCGTGACCAAGGCTAGGGTTGCGCGCCTGCCCATGAAAAAGTGGACTGAGTTCTTGGAGAGCCATGCTCCCCTGAAAGAGAGTTTTGAGTTTGAGGTAATGCGCCTGATGAGTGAAATCATGGCCCATACCATTACCTTGCATATGCTCGATGCGCCAGGCCGCGTAGAGCGCTTTCTGCGTAAGTACGAGAGCCTTTTTGGACTTTTGCCCAAAAAAGAGCTTGCAGCCTATTTGAATCTATCGCCCGAGACCCTAAGCCGCTTAAAAACAAAGCACAAAGACCTATTTGTCTAGTTTTTATATGGATTTGCCTTTGCCTCCGACGGGCTCTAACCCTTGTTTTTATTGGAATTAAAGGGAAATTGACGCAAGTCAATGCTGATCTACACCCCCAAGCCTAAGATGCATCCACCTAAATGCAGTTTGTTAATTCCCTGGGTTTAGGTGCATTTTTTAATTGGAGACACAAGACAGAAGCTAAATTGCCTTGCCAACGGAGTGAAGCAATCTAACCAATACAACTTTTATGACAAACGACAATCAAAACCAAGAACTTACCGACGGATTCCATCTCGTTATCGACGCCCTGAAGGCCAATGACATTGACACCATTTATGGATTAGTGGGCATTCCAATTACTGACTTGTGCCGCTTAGCTCAAGCTGAAGGCTTGCGCTTTATTGGTTTCCGCCATGAGCAGCACGCAGGAAATGCCGCAGCCATTGCCGGTTACATGACACAAAAGCCTGGTATCTGCATGACGGTTTCCGCACCTGGTTTCTTGAACGGTTTAACTGCCTTAGCCAACGCAACGGTGAACTGCTTCCCAATGATTCTGATTAGCGGCTCAAGTGAGCGCGAGATCGTTGACTTGCAGCAGGGCGATTACGAAGAGATGGATCAGCTTAATGCAGCCAAGCCATACGCTAAAGCTGCTTATCGTATTAATCATGCGGAAGACATTGGCATTGGTATTGCACGCGCAATTCGTGCTGCGGTATCGGGTCGTCCAGGCGGCGTGTACTTGGACTTGCCAGCACAGCTCTTGTCACAGACTCTGTCGGTTGCTGAAGCCAAGAAATCCATTTTCAAAGTAATCGACCCAGTACCCCGTCAGATCCCAGCACCCGATGCAGTAGCGCGTGCATTGAATGTGCTGAAGGGCGCAAAGCGTCCATTGATTCTGTTAGGCAAAGGCGCTGCGTATGCTCAAGCTGATGCAGACATCAAGGCCTTGATCGAAAAATCCGGTATTCCGTATTTGCCAATGTCGATGGCCAAAGGCTTGCTGCCTGATAACCATCCCCAATCTGCATCTGCAGCCCGCTCATACGTTTTGGCTGAGGCCGATGCGGTGTTGTTAGTTGGCGCGCGTTTGAACTGGTTGCTGGCTCACGGTAAGGGCAAGACCTGGGGTAAAGAGCGTAAGCAATTTATCCAAATTGATATTCAAGCAAACGAAGTTGACAGCAACGTCCAGATCGATGCGCCATTGATTGGTGACATTGGCTCCTGCGTTGGCGAGCTCTTGAAGGGCATCGCTGCTGTACCGAAGCCAAGCGCAGAGTGGATTAGCGCGATCAATGAGAAGAAAGACAAGAACATGGCAAAGATGGCAGAAACACTTGCCAAAGATGCCGTGCCAATGAACTTCCATGGCGCATTGCGCGTGATTCGCGATGTTGTGAAGAAAAACCCCGATGTCAACCTCGTTAACGAAGGTGCAAATACCCTCGACTATTGCCGTTCGATTGTCGATATGTACAAGCCACGTAAGCGTTTTGACTCCGGTACATGGGGCATTATGGGTATTGGTATGGGCTATGCGATTGGTGCAGCTGTTACCAGTGGTTTGCCTGTCATCGCAGTGGAGGGTGATAGCGCCTTTGGTTTCAGCGGCATGGAGCTCGAGACCATTTGCCGTTACAACTTGCCAATCACCACCGTGATTTTCAATAACAATGGTGTTTACCGTGGTACCGATGTAAACCCAACCGGCGGCGCTGATGTTGCTCCAACCGTATTCGTTAAAAACGCACGCTATGACAAGATGATGGAAGCGTTTGGTGGAATCGGTTACAACGTCACCACCCCACAGGAATTAGAGAAGGCATTGACTGAGGCAATAGCCGCAGGCAAGCCAGCACTAATCAATGCTGTCATTGATGAAACAGCAGGCACCGAAAGTGGTCGCCTGACGAATCTCAACCCAGCAAGTACTGCCACAAAGAAGTAATTGACGAGTTAAGTCGTACGCAACCCTAAGGAGATTTAATATGAGCAAGCCATTAGACGGAATCCGCATCATCGATTTCACACACGTACAAGCAGGTCCTGCATGTACTCAGTTGTTGGCATGGTATGGCGCGGACGTAATCAAAGTAGAGCGTCCTGGATCTGGCGACGTAACCCGTAGCCAGTTGCGCGACATTCCAGATGCTGACGCCTTGTATTTCACCATGCTCAACGGTAACAAGCGTTCGTTGACTTTGGATACCAAGACTGCAGAAGGTAAGGAAGTATTGGAGAAGTTGATTAAGGTTTCTGACGTCATGGTCGAGAACTTTGGTCCAGGCGCTTTAGATCGCATGGGCTTCTCTTGGGAACGCATCATGGAACTGAACCCACGCATGATCATGGCGTCGGTAAAAGGCTTCAGCGATGGCCACTCCTATGAAGATTTAAAGGTGTATGAGAACGTAGCGCAGTGTGCTGGCGGCGCAGCCTCCACCACTGGTTTCTGGGATGGTCCTCCTACCGTATCTGCTGCTGCTTTGGGCGATAGCAATACAGGTATGCACTTGGCGATTGGTATTTTGACCGCGCTGATGCACCGTGAGAAGACTGGCCGTGGTCAGAAGGTTGCTTGCTCGATGCAAGACGCCGTATTGAACCTGTGCCGCGTGAAGTTGCGCGACCAGCAGCGTCTGGATCGCGTTGGTTACTTGGAAGAGTACCCACAGTATCCCCATGGCACATTCTCTGACGTTGTACCCCGCGGTGGTAATGCCGGCGGCGGCGGTCAGCCAGGTTGGGTTTTAAAGTGTAAGGGCTGGGAAACTGATCCAAACGCCTACATTTATTTCACCATCCAAGGCCATGCTTGGAAGCCAATTACCGAGGCTTTAGGTCGTCCAGAGTGGGCAACCGATCCTGCTTACATGACTGCAGAAGCACGTCAAGACAAGATTTTTGACATCTTCGCAACCATTGAAGACTGGCTCAAAGACAAGACCAAGTACGAAGCAGTGGATATCTTGCGTAAGTTCGATATTCCATGCGCCCCTGTACTGTCGATGAAAGAACTCGCCGCATCACCAGATTTGCGTGCAAGCGGTTCGATTGTTGAGGTTGATCACAAGGTGCGCGGTAAGTACCTGACGATTGGTAGCCCAATCAAGTTCTCTGATCTCAAGATTGACGTTAAGCCATCCCCAGTTTTAGGTGAGCACACCGATGAGGTTTTGGCTGACCTGGGCTACGGTAAAGACGATATTGCCAAGTTGCACGCGGCAAAAGCAGTTTAATAACAATAAATTAGTTTGATCCTTTAAGGCGCTCCGAGTGGGCGCCTTTTTTATTGCCTTAATTTGCCCAGAATCAGGCTAAATCGCACAATGCGAAATCCAGTTTCAGAGCTTGATAATCCCTAGATGGGTGCGGCAAAAAGGCGCCAATTATGGCCACTAAGCACTGCTTAGCCACTAGGCTAGCTGGAAATCAGGGTAGTCCCGACTGGTAGAATTTGATTAATTCAAAATTTCAATTCTTATTAGGACTACTGTCATGGCAAAAGCACTGGAAGGGGTGAAAATCCTCGATTTCACGCACGTTCAATCGGGACCAACCTGTACCCAATTATTGGCTTGGTTTGGAGCGGATGTAATTAAGGTAGAGCGCTCAGGTGAGGGCGATGCTACCCGCGGTCAATTGCGCGACATACCCGATGCGGATAGCTTGTATTTCACGATGCTGAATCACAATAAACGCTCGATTACAGTCAATACCAAGACCCCTGAGGGCAAGGATATTCTCGAGCGCTTGATTAAAGAGTGCGACGTCTTGGTTGAAAACTTTGCACCAGGCGCTTTGGATCGCATGGGCTTTACTTGGGAGCACATTCAGCATCTCAATCCCCGCATGATCATGGCATCGATCAAGGGCTTTGGTCCAGGGCCATATGAAGATTGCAAGGTATACGAAAACGTAGCGCAGTGCGCTGGCGGCTCCGCATCAACGACTGGTTTTGATGATGGCCCGCCAATGGTAACGGGCGCGCAGATTGGCGACAGTGGAACTGGTTTGCACTTAGCCTTAGGTATCGTCACTGCGTTGTATCAGCGTACCCATTCGGGTCGTGGTCAGCGAGTGCAAGCTGCTATGCAAGACGCCGTATTGAATTTGTGCCGCGTAAAGTTGCGCGACCAACAGCGCCTTGATCGTAACGGCACCATGCAAGAGTATCCGCAGTTCCCCAACGGTCATTTTGGTGAAGCAGTGCCCCGCGCTGGCAATGCCTCTGGCGGTGGACAGCCCGGCTGGATTCTGAAATGCAAAGGCTGGGAAACCGACCCCAACTCCTACATTTATGTCGTGGTTCAGGCAGCAGTATGGGAAGCCATTTGTAAGGTGATTGGTAAAGAAGAGTGGATTACTGACCATGACTTCTCCTCTCCCATGGCGCGCTTGCCAAGGCTCATGCAAATCTTTGGTGAGATCGAAAAATGGACCATGACCAAAACCAAGTTTGAGGTGATGGATACATTGAATAAATACGACGTGCCATGCGGCCCTATTCTGTCGATGAAAGAAATCGCTGAAGAGCCAGCCTTGCGCGCTACCGGCACAATTGTTGAAGTCGATCACCCGATTCGAGGCAAATACTTAACCGTGGGCAACCCCATCAAGTTATCCGATAGCGAAACTGAGGTCACGCGTTCACCATTGCTGGGCGAGCACACCGATGAAATTCTCCAGGAGCTGGGATTTAATATCGACGACCTGATCGATTTACGCCACCGGAAAGTCATCTAAATGAAAGTTGCTCTAATCGGCAGTCAAGATTTTGGTAAGGCTGCTTTAGAGGCCTTTTTAGAGCGTGGCGACGAGGTAGTTGCGGTGTTTTGTCCGCCCGACAATCCCAAAGCTACAAAGCCTGAGATATTGAAAGAGGCAACCCTTGCAAAAGGCCTCGTGCCCTTGCAATTTGCCTCGCTCAAGAGCCCCGAGGCGGCGGATGCGATGCGCAATAGTGGTGCAGACATTTGCGTGATGGCCTATGTTCTGCAATTTGTGCCGCAAGAGCTTGCCAAGATACCGCGCTTGGGCACGATTCAATACCATCCCTCATTGCTACCGAAGTACCGTGGCCCGAGCGCCATTAACTGGGCTATTGCCTTGGGCGAGAGCAAGACAGGCCTCACCATTTTCCGGCCATCCGATGGCCTGGATGAGGGTGAAGTGATTTTGCAAAAAGAAGTGGCGATTGGCGCAAACGATACCCTGGGATCGGTTTACTTTGATCACCTATTTCCGCTTGGGGTTCAGGCGCTATTAGAGGCTGCTGATCTGGTTGCTGCAAGCAAGCATCAAGAGATAGTGCAAGATGAAGCGCTCGCCAATTACGAAGGCTGGTTCGATCAAGCGGCTGCCCGCATCCATTGGTCAAACCACATTACGCAGATCCATAACTTGATTCGGGCCTGCAATCCAGCGCCTGGCGCTTGGACCATGGTCGGCGAACAAAAGGTACAGATTTATGACGTGAAGAAACACGTCACGGCGACCTATGGCGCTGTCAAAGGTAAGCCTGGCCAGATCACGGCGATTGGTTCGGAATCCTTTTTTGTGACCTGCCATGGCGGTCAGATTGAGGTACTCAAGGCCAAAGGGGCTGCTGGTAAAGTCAGCGGCGCAGAGCTGGCTAAAAGCCTTGGTTTAACGGTAGACCAATTTTTTACTGCTTAAGGAAAGAAGACCCAACTGGCGGCGCGGGTCTTAGGTCTTAGATCTCTAAGTTATCAATCAGGCGGGTTTTACCGAGCTTCGCGGCGGTCACAATCACGAGCGGCTGACCGCCATCCAAATCGGCTTGAGTAGGTCTGGCTAAATCCCGTTGCTGGCGAATCGCCATGTAGTCGGGCTTCCACCCCCGAGTTTGCATTTGCATCAAGGCGTTCGCCTCGATATCCAGCAAAGAACTTACCGTCTTTTCTTTTAAGCCAAGCACCTGCTCGCGCATCGCGCTTAACTGGCGTTGCAGTGCCGGCGCTTCCGCGCGCTCGCTTGCAGAAAGATAGATGTTGCGTGAGGACAGGGCTAACCCATCTTCAGCGCGAATGGTTTCGGCTGGAACAATATCAACCGGTAAGGCAAATTGACTCGCCATCTGACGAACGATCATCAGCTGCTGGTAATCTTTTTTTCCAAAGACTGCAACGCGTGGCTGCACACAGGAAAAGAGTTTTAAAACAACCGTGCAGACGCCCTTAAAAAAACCAGGCCTGAACTCCCCTTCAAGAATATCGCCGAGTTGTTGTGGTGGATCAACACGGTATTCTTGTGGCTGTGGGTAGAGGTCTTTTTCAGTTGGGGCAAATAAAATGTAGACCCCTTCTTTTTCAAGTTTATCGATGTCGGCCTGCATGGTCCGAGGGTAGCTATCAAAGTCTTCGTTCGGACCAAATTGCAAGCGGTTTACAAAAATACTGGCTACCACCGGATCGCCGTGTTGGCGCGCCAAGCGCATTAACGATAAATGGCCTTCGTGTAGATTGCCCATGGTGGGCACAAACGAGGCGCGATTTTGACCCCGCAAATGATCACGTAACTCATTGATATCACTAATTATTTTCATGCGCTGGGGGTGTAAGCCAAACGCACGTAAATGGGAGCATAGGGCTCTGCTTGGGTAATCTCTACCAAGGCTTCCCGTGACAGTTCGAGCATGGCAATGAAATTCACAATCACCACGGGCACACCATTGCCCAAGGCAATCGCATCTTCAAATAATTCGCTGAACTCAACAAAGCGCGTGCTTTGCAGGCGACGCAAAATGCGCGTCATAAAATCACGCACCGATAGAGTTTCACGGGTGATGGTGTGGTGCTGATTTAATTTTGCTCGGTGCAATACATCACGCCAAGCCATTTGCAAGTCTTCTAAATTCACTTCGGGCCAAGTGACGGCGACCGTTGTATCAACATAGCCATGCGCAATTTGGAAGTCACGCCCTTGCTGCGGAATCTGGTCTAACTCTTGTGCTGCCAACTTCATGCGCTCATATTCAAGCAGTCGACGCACCAACTCAGCGCGCGGATCTTCAACCTCTTCTTCGCTATCAGCCTTTTTCATTGGCAGAAGCATGCGGGATTTGATTTCAATCAGCATGGCTGCCATGAGCAGATACTCTGCAGCCAACTCTAAATTAGTGTGGCGAATTTGATCAATGTAGGTCAAGTATTGGGACGTGACCTGTGCCATCGGAATATCCAGAACATTGAAGTTCTGTTTGCGAATGAGGTAGAGCAGTAAATCGAGTGGGCCTTCAAACGCCTCGAGGAAAACCTCGAGCGCATCGGGCGGAATGTACAGGTCTGTAGGGAGCTTAAAAAGGGGCTCGCCATACAGTTTGGCAAACGCCTCTGACATGCCATCGGTAACCGAGGGCGTGCTGTCAAATAAGCCATCTACCGGCTGGACCAGGGGGTCATTCATTGGAATAAACGTATGCCCGTTGTTTGACTTTGGCGGCCTTTAGGCGGCGCTGCTCATCAATGCTAATTGGCTCTTTGTCCCAAAGGAGGGCGCGCCCAGCTTGCTGGTCTTGCTCTAAGGTGGGTTTAGCCGCTTTGAGTTTTTCTAGAAATACGGTGACGTCAGATTGGTATTTGCGCATATCGATACTTAATTCTCAATAAATTCAATAACTTATAAAATCCCACGGAACTGGGCAACTCTCATTATTAACGATTTTGTATGGCCTAAGTCAGATTTGTGTCGGCATCCCGTTTTTAGCTATTGGCCGCTAATAGGACGTCAATTTGGGCCGGTTCAACGCGGCTCATGAGATGGGTATAGGGTGAAATGGGTTGCTGACTGGAGAGGGGTGTATTGATGTCGCTCCAAGCCATCGGCGCTACACATAAAAAGCGTTCAACACCGGCAGCAACCTGCGGCAACACTGGTTTGAGATACAGGCTTAAACACCGAAATGCTTCCAGGGTCACGCTGCAAATTGCCTGAAGATCAGCTGTGCGCTCGGGATCTTTGGCGATGTCCCATGGTTTGTTTTCATCGACAAAGGCGTTGACTTGATCTGCCAATTCCATAATGGTGCGAACGGCTTTTGCAAACTCGCG is a window from the Polynucleobacter difficilis genome containing:
- a CDS encoding Dph6-related ATP pyrophosphatase, whose translation is MVNVDELHLEACKEGRSTYIDPATGYQVLTGDSLLRQGKCCGNSCRHCPYGHINVDDLQNSQRQITNPILMNWIPRKGGLDILFWSGGKDSFLTLMHLFEQNRNVVLLTSFGVLTNHVSIQDIHIKNIAKQSEFLKTPLCLAPLHPNSDYKSAIKEALNMIQDRTSNSIERLVFGDLHLEDIRKWRVDTWSEYEVSTPLFGTHYEELLAKLWEYKKEMDLSITLSTEVKTPNGFLPTGTPYTPELIVELKKHGIDVMLENGEGHTFVYPSNWIAYVDSLV
- a CDS encoding TonB-dependent receptor domain-containing protein, with amino-acid sequence MKQQFSNTQCRFALLVTLLSSVFPFQSAVAQTPSVSVSVSNSVDPLNPIIVTATRTPTKADDVLADYVYIGPEEIADAAQSSLVQLLQRQRGVEISSSGGNGGIASVFLRGSNSNQTLVLIDGVRSQSTLTGSPAWQALPLSIIDHIEIIFGPQSSLYGSDAIGGVVQIFTKTGDGPMQVGASTGYGSYGTSISDVSFYGSTSGDQKIRYSLSATQEISTGFNSVAQNNAYPSYLNTTSNMGYTRSGGAGKISQEWARGQEFGLQVFAARNNNQYPVFSAAKPIGNQVNDVSTYSLFSKNQITQNWKSLFQAAQSYDLSQSLTPTSNAISNSRQNIYTWQNDVNVGSDLIQLVAERKVATATATTGALNLSQTTNSFASAYQLKRGSHLGNASIRNDSISGYGPQTTGNLAYGYFFTKQLRANINYGTGFKAPSLYDMFYPVYGNPTLKPEKSKNSEVGLNYETRQYDLRLAAYSNSIANLIQYSSTSPPCTTTQINTAPNYGCATNVASAKITGLSVGGATRFGNISIRGSFDQQNPIDQSTGYVLAKRARQFGNIGTEYKNTRLTAGAEGTFQANRTNFDNTGYMGGYAIYNLYGNYQITKDWSLFGRWNNIFNKDYQLSYGYATSGSNVFVGMRYAMK
- a CDS encoding Crp/Fnr family transcriptional regulator; the protein is MTVLDKHPEKNLIRLQLSQNIVLQHLDPASMAELERHLVISDLKKSEILLHQGDHQMEQYFILDGILKRIVSSSDAKEMILRFTIEKDIETSYAAWRLKKSAPYSIACVTKARVARLPMKKWTEFLESHAPLKESFEFEVMRLMSEIMAHTITLHMLDAPGRVERFLRKYESLFGLLPKKELAAYLNLSPETLSRLKTKHKDLFV
- the oxc gene encoding oxalyl-CoA decarboxylase, which encodes MTNDNQNQELTDGFHLVIDALKANDIDTIYGLVGIPITDLCRLAQAEGLRFIGFRHEQHAGNAAAIAGYMTQKPGICMTVSAPGFLNGLTALANATVNCFPMILISGSSEREIVDLQQGDYEEMDQLNAAKPYAKAAYRINHAEDIGIGIARAIRAAVSGRPGGVYLDLPAQLLSQTLSVAEAKKSIFKVIDPVPRQIPAPDAVARALNVLKGAKRPLILLGKGAAYAQADADIKALIEKSGIPYLPMSMAKGLLPDNHPQSASAARSYVLAEADAVLLVGARLNWLLAHGKGKTWGKERKQFIQIDIQANEVDSNVQIDAPLIGDIGSCVGELLKGIAAVPKPSAEWISAINEKKDKNMAKMAETLAKDAVPMNFHGALRVIRDVVKKNPDVNLVNEGANTLDYCRSIVDMYKPRKRFDSGTWGIMGIGMGYAIGAAVTSGLPVIAVEGDSAFGFSGMELETICRYNLPITTVIFNNNGVYRGTDVNPTGGADVAPTVFVKNARYDKMMEAFGGIGYNVTTPQELEKALTEAIAAGKPALINAVIDETAGTESGRLTNLNPASTATKK
- the frc gene encoding formyl-CoA transferase, producing the protein MSKPLDGIRIIDFTHVQAGPACTQLLAWYGADVIKVERPGSGDVTRSQLRDIPDADALYFTMLNGNKRSLTLDTKTAEGKEVLEKLIKVSDVMVENFGPGALDRMGFSWERIMELNPRMIMASVKGFSDGHSYEDLKVYENVAQCAGGAASTTGFWDGPPTVSAAALGDSNTGMHLAIGILTALMHREKTGRGQKVACSMQDAVLNLCRVKLRDQQRLDRVGYLEEYPQYPHGTFSDVVPRGGNAGGGGQPGWVLKCKGWETDPNAYIYFTIQGHAWKPITEALGRPEWATDPAYMTAEARQDKIFDIFATIEDWLKDKTKYEAVDILRKFDIPCAPVLSMKELAASPDLRASGSIVEVDHKVRGKYLTIGSPIKFSDLKIDVKPSPVLGEHTDEVLADLGYGKDDIAKLHAAKAV
- the frc gene encoding formyl-CoA transferase, which gives rise to MAKALEGVKILDFTHVQSGPTCTQLLAWFGADVIKVERSGEGDATRGQLRDIPDADSLYFTMLNHNKRSITVNTKTPEGKDILERLIKECDVLVENFAPGALDRMGFTWEHIQHLNPRMIMASIKGFGPGPYEDCKVYENVAQCAGGSASTTGFDDGPPMVTGAQIGDSGTGLHLALGIVTALYQRTHSGRGQRVQAAMQDAVLNLCRVKLRDQQRLDRNGTMQEYPQFPNGHFGEAVPRAGNASGGGQPGWILKCKGWETDPNSYIYVVVQAAVWEAICKVIGKEEWITDHDFSSPMARLPRLMQIFGEIEKWTMTKTKFEVMDTLNKYDVPCGPILSMKEIAEEPALRATGTIVEVDHPIRGKYLTVGNPIKLSDSETEVTRSPLLGEHTDEILQELGFNIDDLIDLRHRKVI
- a CDS encoding methionyl-tRNA formyltransferase codes for the protein MKVALIGSQDFGKAALEAFLERGDEVVAVFCPPDNPKATKPEILKEATLAKGLVPLQFASLKSPEAADAMRNSGADICVMAYVLQFVPQELAKIPRLGTIQYHPSLLPKYRGPSAINWAIALGESKTGLTIFRPSDGLDEGEVILQKEVAIGANDTLGSVYFDHLFPLGVQALLEAADLVAASKHQEIVQDEALANYEGWFDQAAARIHWSNHITQIHNLIRACNPAPGAWTMVGEQKVQIYDVKKHVTATYGAVKGKPGQITAIGSESFFVTCHGGQIEVLKAKGAAGKVSGAELAKSLGLTVDQFFTA
- the panC gene encoding pantoate--beta-alanine ligase → MKIISDINELRDHLRGQNRASFVPTMGNLHEGHLSLMRLARQHGDPVVASIFVNRLQFGPNEDFDSYPRTMQADIDKLEKEGVYILFAPTEKDLYPQPQEYRVDPPQQLGDILEGEFRPGFFKGVCTVVLKLFSCVQPRVAVFGKKDYQQLMIVRQMASQFALPVDIVPAETIRAEDGLALSSRNIYLSASERAEAPALQRQLSAMREQVLGLKEKTVSSLLDIEANALMQMQTRGWKPDYMAIRQQRDLARPTQADLDGGQPLVIVTAAKLGKTRLIDNLEI
- a CDS encoding segregation and condensation protein A, which gives rise to MNDPLVQPVDGLFDSTPSVTDGMSEAFAKLYGEPLFKLPTDLYIPPDALEVFLEAFEGPLDLLLYLIRKQNFNVLDIPMAQVTSQYLTYIDQIRHTNLELAAEYLLMAAMLIEIKSRMLLPMKKADSEEEVEDPRAELVRRLLEYERMKLAAQELDQIPQQGRDFQIAHGYVDTTVAVTWPEVNLEDLQMAWRDVLHRAKLNQHHTITRETLSVRDFMTRILRRLQSTRFVEFSELFEDAIALGNGVPVVIVNFIAMLELSREALVEITQAEPYAPIYVRLAYTPSA